One genomic region from Macellibacteroides fermentans encodes:
- a CDS encoding class I SAM-dependent rRNA methyltransferase, with protein MNYCKVILKPKKEESLLRFHPWVFSGAIQSIQGKPAEGDIVEIFGSNNQFLALGHYQIGSIAVRILSFKQIPIDIHFWVERIEVAYSIRKSLGLAGTDYNNTYRLIHGEGDNLPGLVIDVYAHTAVVQAHSVGMHHARSIIVEALKKVMGESLRNVYYKSESTLPFKANLGTEDGYLYGGEIEEIAVENGLKFYVDWLKGQKTGFFVDQRENRTLLQQYAKDRSVLNMFCYTGGFSFYAMRGGAKVVHSVDSSARAIALTNKNVEANFPNDPRHEAYAEDAFKYLEKMGSNYDLIILDPPAFAKHKDVLRNALQGYRKLNAIAFEKIKPGGIIFTFSCSQVVSKENFRLAVFSAAAQSGRNVRILHQLTQPADHPINIYHPEGEYLKGLVLHVE; from the coding sequence ATGAACTATTGCAAAGTTATTCTCAAACCCAAAAAGGAAGAATCGTTGTTACGTTTTCATCCGTGGGTATTCTCGGGCGCGATACAATCCATCCAGGGAAAACCTGCCGAAGGAGACATCGTAGAGATTTTTGGATCAAACAACCAGTTTCTGGCATTGGGGCACTACCAGATAGGTAGCATTGCCGTACGCATACTCTCTTTCAAGCAAATACCTATCGACATCCATTTCTGGGTAGAGCGGATTGAAGTAGCTTATTCCATTCGGAAATCATTAGGTTTGGCTGGTACTGATTACAACAACACGTATCGTTTGATTCATGGAGAAGGGGATAATCTGCCCGGATTGGTAATTGATGTTTACGCTCATACAGCTGTAGTACAAGCGCATTCCGTTGGAATGCATCATGCCAGATCAATCATAGTGGAAGCTCTGAAAAAGGTAATGGGAGAAAGCTTACGTAATGTTTATTACAAATCCGAATCCACCTTACCTTTCAAGGCAAACCTGGGAACAGAGGATGGTTATTTATATGGCGGCGAAATTGAAGAAATAGCCGTCGAAAACGGATTGAAGTTTTATGTTGACTGGCTTAAGGGGCAGAAAACAGGCTTCTTTGTAGACCAACGTGAAAATCGTACGTTGTTACAACAATATGCGAAAGACAGATCTGTGCTTAACATGTTCTGTTACACCGGAGGCTTTTCTTTTTATGCCATGCGGGGCGGTGCAAAAGTGGTTCACTCGGTAGACAGTTCGGCCAGAGCTATTGCTTTAACAAATAAAAATGTGGAGGCTAATTTCCCAAATGATCCCCGGCACGAGGCTTATGCCGAAGATGCCTTCAAATATTTGGAAAAAATGGGCAGCAATTACGACTTGATCATTCTGGACCCTCCAGCTTTCGCAAAACATAAGGATGTTTTACGTAACGCTCTGCAAGGATACAGAAAACTTAATGCGATTGCCTTTGAGAAAATCAAACCAGGCGGTATCATCTTTACCTTCTCCTGCTCTCAGGTTGTAAGCAAAGAGAATTTCCGTTTGGCTGTATTCAGTGCGGCAGCTCAATCGGGCCGTAACGTACGGATATTGCATCAGCTTACTCAACCAGCCGACCATCCTATAAACATCTATCATCCCGAAGGTGAATATCTTAAAGGTTTAGTGTTGCACGTTGAATAA
- a CDS encoding 3'-5' exonuclease: MMDFLQTINKEDLSLLPIEEFPGRVIVVDTERDTEKAISYLSTFKEVGFDTETRPNFRKGQSNKISLMQISTEDTCFLFRLNHIGIPEALEHFLSDASIQKIGLSLRDDFNAIQKRSKLEPKGFLDLQNYVGKYGIKDASLQKIYAIIFNKKISKGQRLSNWEADILSEGQKKYASLDAWACLKIYKQLKAL; this comes from the coding sequence ATGATGGATTTTTTACAAACCATAAATAAAGAAGATTTGTCTCTGTTACCCATCGAGGAATTTCCTGGCAGGGTGATTGTTGTAGATACGGAAAGGGATACTGAAAAAGCAATATCTTATCTCTCTACATTCAAGGAAGTTGGTTTTGATACGGAGACCAGACCAAATTTTAGAAAAGGGCAATCTAATAAAATATCCCTGATGCAAATATCAACGGAAGATACCTGTTTTCTTTTCAGGCTAAATCATATTGGAATCCCAGAGGCGTTGGAACATTTTTTATCTGATGCGTCCATTCAAAAAATCGGACTTTCACTAAGAGATGACTTTAATGCTATTCAGAAACGGAGCAAACTTGAACCAAAAGGATTTCTGGATCTGCAAAATTACGTTGGAAAGTATGGCATAAAAGATGCGAGCCTGCAAAAGATTTATGCAATCATTTTCAATAAAAAAATATCAAAGGGTCAACGTCTCAGTAATTGGGAAGCAGATATTTTGTCTGAAGGGCAAAAGAAGTACGCTTCATTGGACGCCTGGGCCTGCCTTAAAATTTACAAACAATTGAAAGCATTATAA
- a CDS encoding DUF5063 domain-containing protein gives MENENSPVYNRNTIEFVTVALEFCSFVESAGKLSSFEFTDKATKLLPLLYIKASLLPEIEETEEIEPEFTVTEDMYELVRNQIATLLGESDTYLETFHPDMQYSDTPVAAFISENLADVYQDTGNFVSVFRQGNEEVMAEAVGLCRENFQKFWGQQLLNALKALHAIRYDEETNLAINEEV, from the coding sequence ATGGAGAACGAAAACAGTCCTGTTTATAACAGGAATACCATTGAATTTGTAACAGTTGCACTTGAGTTCTGTTCTTTTGTTGAATCTGCAGGTAAATTATCCAGTTTTGAATTTACAGACAAGGCAACCAAATTATTGCCTCTGCTCTATATTAAAGCTTCACTTTTACCTGAAATTGAAGAAACAGAGGAGATTGAACCCGAATTTACAGTTACTGAGGATATGTACGAATTGGTACGTAACCAAATTGCGACGCTACTAGGCGAAAGTGATACCTATCTGGAAACCTTTCATCCGGACATGCAATATAGTGACACCCCGGTTGCGGCATTCATTTCAGAGAATCTTGCAGATGTATACCAGGATACAGGTAATTTCGTATCGGTTTTCAGGCAAGGGAATGAGGAGGTAATGGCTGAAGCTGTTGGATTATGTCGCGAAAACTTTCAGAAGTTTTGGGGTCAGCAATTATTAAACGCTCTGAAGGCATTACATGCTATCAGATATGACGAGGAGACTAATTTAGCGATCAACGAGGAGGTATGA
- a CDS encoding FtsK/SpoIIIE family DNA translocase codes for MAKKSNTKQTTVTPGFFTLLKEFFTNERTRFISGLIISFVTVYVGLSLISFFFTGGIDQSKIDNVPLGDLVLNKGSVSNWTGVRGAYLADLLMNRWFGISSFVILFFLGSLGAKLMNLNNVSLLRRFIFSATLLIWGSLFFAFVFLKGYEDTFIYLGGQHGYYLSEKMINNIGVPGTFLFILGTFLIIAVFCSKRTIPFLQKLFSFSWFRERFDRKKTSMSGTVEEESGDLIAEFDTEKELEEAESQFENKAPAEKTVRLTYADAIEEDSFEINVPQGEEVYESFAEPVRPSEVVDDVLFTIDVPTGDDDVYDGSSMGEYDPKLDLSQYRYPTTDLLKKYDVGDHQVDMEEQKANQTRIKTTLENFGINIASIKATVGPTLTLYEVIPEAGVRISKIRNLEDDIALSLSALGIRIIAPMPGKGTIGIEVPNKDPQIVSMQSVIASRKFQECKYDLPVALGKTITNEIYMFDLCKMPHLLVAGATGQGKSVGLNAIITSLLYKKHPSELKFVLVDPKMVEFSIYSEIERHYLAKLPDADKAIITDFTKVIQTLNSLCKEMDDRYDLLMKAHTRNIKEYNEKFIKRRLNPEKGHKYMPYIVVIIDEFGDLIMTAGKEIELPIARIAQKARAVGIHMVIATQRPSTNIITGTIKANFPARLAFRVSSMIDSRTILDSPGANQLIGRGDLLFSQGNDMIRVQCAFVDTPEVEQVASFIGSQQGYPTAFQLPEYVGENDGDKMPGAVDLSDRDPLFDEAARLLVIQQQGSTSLIQRKFAIGYNRAGRLMDQLEAAGIVGPFEGSKARQVLIQDEYNLERLLNSLK; via the coding sequence ATGGCAAAAAAGAGCAATACGAAGCAAACAACTGTTACACCTGGTTTCTTTACTTTACTAAAGGAGTTCTTTACCAATGAACGTACCCGTTTTATAAGCGGGCTGATTATATCCTTTGTTACAGTATATGTAGGCCTTTCACTTATATCCTTTTTCTTTACAGGAGGGATTGATCAAAGTAAAATTGACAATGTACCATTGGGGGATTTAGTGTTGAACAAGGGTTCTGTTTCAAACTGGACGGGGGTGAGAGGTGCGTATTTAGCTGATTTACTAATGAATCGCTGGTTTGGAATCTCCTCTTTTGTCATTTTATTCTTTTTAGGATCCTTGGGAGCCAAGCTGATGAATCTAAACAATGTATCGTTACTAAGACGTTTTATATTCAGTGCTACGTTATTGATCTGGGGATCTCTGTTTTTTGCTTTTGTCTTTTTAAAAGGATATGAAGACACTTTTATTTATCTGGGGGGGCAACACGGATATTACCTTTCCGAAAAAATGATTAACAATATAGGGGTACCCGGGACTTTCCTTTTTATTTTGGGAACCTTTCTTATTATAGCTGTCTTTTGCAGCAAGAGGACAATTCCATTTCTTCAGAAATTATTCTCGTTCTCTTGGTTCAGAGAACGATTTGATAGAAAGAAAACTTCTATGTCTGGAACAGTGGAAGAAGAATCCGGAGACTTAATTGCCGAATTTGATACGGAGAAGGAGTTGGAGGAGGCCGAATCTCAATTTGAAAACAAAGCTCCTGCCGAAAAAACTGTTCGTCTTACCTATGCAGACGCGATTGAAGAAGATTCCTTCGAGATTAATGTACCTCAGGGAGAGGAGGTTTACGAGAGTTTTGCAGAACCTGTCCGGCCGTCGGAAGTGGTAGATGATGTGTTATTTACCATAGATGTTCCTACTGGAGACGACGACGTGTATGATGGCTCGTCAATGGGAGAGTACGATCCTAAACTTGATCTTTCGCAATACCGGTACCCGACTACCGACTTACTAAAAAAATACGATGTTGGAGATCATCAGGTGGATATGGAAGAGCAAAAAGCAAACCAGACACGTATTAAAACAACGCTTGAGAACTTTGGTATCAACATTGCCTCAATTAAAGCGACTGTAGGACCTACGCTTACGCTGTATGAAGTAATTCCCGAAGCAGGTGTCCGTATTTCCAAAATCAGAAATCTGGAAGATGATATTGCATTAAGTTTGTCGGCCTTAGGGATCCGTATCATTGCTCCCATGCCAGGGAAAGGAACTATTGGTATTGAAGTGCCTAATAAAGATCCTCAGATTGTATCTATGCAATCTGTCATTGCATCCCGCAAGTTCCAGGAGTGCAAATACGATCTACCGGTTGCATTAGGTAAGACTATCACCAACGAAATTTACATGTTCGATCTTTGTAAAATGCCTCACCTTCTGGTTGCCGGGGCCACCGGACAAGGTAAATCTGTTGGTCTGAATGCTATTATCACGTCATTGCTTTATAAGAAACATCCTTCAGAATTGAAGTTTGTCCTGGTCGATCCCAAAATGGTTGAATTTAGTATCTATTCTGAGATCGAGCGGCATTATCTGGCCAAGTTGCCTGATGCTGATAAGGCCATCATCACCGATTTTACGAAGGTGATCCAGACATTGAATTCGCTTTGTAAAGAGATGGACGACCGGTACGATCTGTTGATGAAAGCCCATACCCGAAACATAAAGGAGTACAATGAAAAATTTATTAAAAGACGCCTGAATCCGGAAAAGGGGCATAAATACATGCCTTATATTGTGGTGATTATAGACGAGTTTGGAGATTTGATCATGACTGCAGGAAAAGAAATAGAACTTCCTATTGCACGTATTGCTCAGAAAGCCAGAGCTGTAGGTATTCATATGGTGATTGCCACCCAGCGTCCTTCAACCAATATTATCACCGGAACCATTAAAGCGAACTTCCCGGCACGTTTAGCTTTCAGGGTATCCTCTATGATTGACTCGCGTACCATTTTAGATTCGCCGGGTGCTAATCAGCTTATTGGACGAGGTGACCTTCTTTTCTCGCAGGGTAACGACATGATTCGAGTTCAGTGTGCGTTTGTAGATACCCCCGAAGTTGAACAAGTAGCCTCATTTATCGGTTCACAACAAGGATATCCCACGGCATTCCAGTTACCCGAATACGTTGGTGAAAATGATGGAGATAAAATGCCCGGAGCCGTTGACTTGTCAGATCGTGATCCTCTGTTTGATGAAGCTGCCCGTTTGTTGGTTATTCAGCAACAAGGATCTACCTCTCTAATCCAGCGTAAGTTTGCCATTGGCTACAATCGCGCCGGTCGTTTGATGGATCAGCTCGAAGCCGCAGGGATTGTGGGCCCGTTTGAAGGAAGTAAAGCCAGACAAGTACTGATACAAGATGAATATAATTTAGAACGTCTTTTAAATTCACTTAAATAG
- a CDS encoding LolA family protein, with amino-acid sequence MKMNNKKQMGRIALFVIALLLGLSGAVFAQQAEAVLDKASQKYKESNGISAVFNLQIRSKANQKAEVIEGSIQMKGDKFTLKTPQSYTWYDGATQWVYMEQTEEVNVSKPEGDELQFTNPVVLLNTYKKGFTAKHKGESTNQSGKKVFDITLVPKNRKSDISKIDLRIDKITNFPASITVTNKNGVSNTILISKLVTGVNQSASVFVFDQRKFPNAEIIDLR; translated from the coding sequence ATGAAGATGAATAATAAAAAACAGATGGGACGAATCGCATTATTTGTTATAGCTTTGCTATTGGGTTTGTCGGGTGCTGTTTTTGCTCAGCAAGCAGAAGCCGTTTTAGATAAAGCGTCTCAGAAATACAAAGAATCAAACGGTATATCTGCCGTGTTTAATTTGCAGATTCGTTCTAAAGCGAATCAGAAAGCAGAGGTGATAGAGGGTAGCATACAGATGAAAGGTGATAAATTCACCTTAAAGACTCCTCAATCCTATACATGGTATGATGGAGCAACTCAATGGGTGTATATGGAGCAAACCGAAGAGGTAAATGTCAGTAAGCCGGAAGGCGACGAATTACAGTTTACCAATCCGGTTGTATTACTTAATACATACAAAAAAGGATTTACAGCCAAACACAAAGGCGAAAGTACCAATCAAAGCGGTAAGAAGGTATTTGATATTACGCTTGTTCCAAAGAACAGAAAAAGCGATATCAGTAAAATCGATCTGAGGATTGATAAAATAACCAATTTTCCTGCATCCATAACAGTTACTAATAAAAACGGAGTAAGCAATACTATTCTTATTAGTAAATTGGTAACGGGAGTAAACCAATCTGCATCCGTATTTGTTTTCGATCAGAGAAAGTTTCCAAATGCAGAAATTATCGATCTTAGATAA
- the trxB gene encoding thioredoxin-disulfide reductase: MSDTVNEKVRCLIIGSGPAGYTAAIYASRANLSPVLYEGIQPGGQLTTTTEVENFPGYPEGITGPELMEDLKKQAVRFGTDVRYGHATATDLSAAPYKVTIDGEKVIEAETIIISTGATAKYLGLPDEQKYAGMGVSACATCDGFFYRKKTVAVVGGGDTACEEALYLAGLAKHVYLIVRKPFLRASKVMQERVFKAENITVLFEHNTLGLFGENGVEGAHLVKRMGEADEEKVDIAIDGFFLAIGHTPNSDIFKPWIETDSVGYIKTIPDTPRTNVPGVFAAGDVADPHYRQAITAAGSGCKAAMEAERYLSELGK, from the coding sequence ATGAGTGATACTGTAAACGAAAAAGTACGTTGCCTGATTATCGGATCAGGACCTGCGGGTTACACTGCGGCAATCTATGCGTCCAGAGCAAATCTTTCACCTGTCCTATATGAAGGAATTCAACCGGGAGGACAGCTTACAACGACAACCGAAGTAGAAAACTTCCCCGGTTATCCTGAAGGAATCACCGGTCCGGAATTAATGGAAGATCTTAAAAAACAGGCCGTTCGCTTTGGGACAGATGTTCGTTATGGACACGCAACAGCTACCGATTTGTCGGCTGCCCCATATAAAGTAACCATTGATGGTGAAAAAGTGATAGAGGCCGAAACAATCATTATTTCAACAGGAGCTACAGCCAAATACCTGGGATTGCCGGACGAGCAGAAATATGCAGGTATGGGAGTATCTGCTTGTGCTACATGTGACGGATTCTTTTATCGTAAAAAAACGGTAGCAGTAGTTGGGGGAGGAGATACCGCTTGTGAAGAAGCGCTTTACCTCGCAGGATTAGCTAAACATGTTTATCTGATTGTCCGTAAACCCTTCCTACGTGCATCAAAAGTAATGCAGGAGCGTGTTTTCAAGGCCGAAAACATTACCGTATTGTTCGAACATAATACCCTTGGGCTATTTGGCGAAAACGGAGTTGAAGGAGCACATCTGGTTAAAAGAATGGGGGAAGCAGACGAAGAAAAAGTCGACATCGCCATTGATGGTTTCTTCCTTGCAATAGGACACACGCCTAATTCAGATATTTTTAAACCCTGGATTGAAACAGATTCTGTAGGATATATTAAAACAATTCCTGATACACCTCGTACAAATGTTCCGGGAGTGTTTGCTGCCGGCGATGTGGCCGATCCCCATTACCGCCAGGCTATTACCGCTGCCGGAAGTGGTTGTAAGGCCGCTATGGAAGCCGAACGTTATCTTTCAGAACTTGGTAAGTAA